AACCGGTCCGGATGTGATGAAGTTCACCAGTCTTTCGTAGAAATCTTTCCCTTTATGTTCGGCGTAATGGAACTCTGCTTGCTCCCTTGTAACAACCGTCAATTTGCTACCTACGAGTTGAAAACCCTTCTGTTCGAAGCGTTTTACGATTTCACCGATAAGACCGCGCTGTACACCATCTGGTTTAACCATCAAAAACGTTTTTTCCATATAAGGACTTCCTCCTTAACTATGTATTTACCACTACTTTACACTTTTTGGCTGCATTACTCAAATCGTCAACGGTTTGACTAATAAGAACGGTTGCCAAAGAAATGGGCGATTTCAATCAAATCTTTCTTGGCTTGCGTATTCGGCAGCAAATCCAGTGCGGCAATCGCTTTATCAATGTACTTCTGCGAAAGCGCATCCGCTTGCTCAATCCCTTTGCTGTTGCGGATGGCATCCAAGAAACGAGTGACATCCGTTTGCCCATCCAACTTATGTATGCGTTCTAATTCGGATAAAATAAAAGGCTTGAGTGCTGGATCCTGCATAGCGATCAATACGGGGAGTGTTATATTCCCTTGTTTTACGTCACTGCCTGGAGGCTTGCCGATTTGTTTCTCGGTTCCAATCAAATCTAGAATATCATCGCGAATCTGAAAAGCCATGCCGGCATTGTAACCGAAGGAATACAGCTTGTTGCAGATCCATTCAGGCGCGTCAGCTGCCACGGCCCCTAATTGGCAAGATATAGCAATTAACAAAGCCGTTTTACGTCTAATCCGCAATAAATAGTCTCTGATGGTTTGTTCAGAATGAAAAAAGAAGCGAATTTGTTCCATTTCTCCAATCGACATCTCGACAATGGCTTTGGACATAATCTGATGAACAGCAGGCTTAGGAATTTGTGTAATGACGCCAAGTGCTTTGGCGAAAATATAGTCCCCCGTAAACATAGCAATCCGGTTATCCCATTTGGAGCGGACTGTCAGCTGTCCGCGTCTAGTGTTCGCATCATCAATCACATCGTCATGAACGAGAGAAGCCATGTGAATCAGTTCCAATGGCACGGCAACCCGCTTCATCGTTTGCAGTTGATAGTTCCCGAACTCTCCAGCTAACAAGACGAAAACAGGGCGGATCCGTTTGCCGCCTGCTTTCAATAAATGCACGGACGTTTCTCTTAACATCGAATACTCCGTATAGACGCTTTCTTCGAGCTCTTTTTCAATTGCTGCTATATCTTTTCTCTTTCTCGTATAAATGTCCATTAAATTTTTCATTCAGTCACCCGTGCCAC
Above is a genomic segment from Paenibacillus sp. HWE-109 containing:
- a CDS encoding polyprenyl synthetase family protein, with the protein product MKNLMDIYTRKRKDIAAIEKELEESVYTEYSMLRETSVHLLKAGGKRIRPVFVLLAGEFGNYQLQTMKRVAVPLELIHMASLVHDDVIDDANTRRGQLTVRSKWDNRIAMFTGDYIFAKALGVITQIPKPAVHQIMSKAIVEMSIGEMEQIRFFFHSEQTIRDYLLRIRRKTALLIAISCQLGAVAADAPEWICNKLYSFGYNAGMAFQIRDDILDLIGTEKQIGKPPGSDVKQGNITLPVLIAMQDPALKPFILSELERIHKLDGQTDVTRFLDAIRNSKGIEQADALSQKYIDKAIAALDLLPNTQAKKDLIEIAHFFGNRSY